A stretch of DNA from Salvelinus sp. IW2-2015 linkage group LG20, ASM291031v2, whole genome shotgun sequence:
GGTGTTKcttatttttgaatgactcagACACACTGCGTCTGACCTTTTATAGGGTAGGAGGGACACCCTTCCCCAATGCACACGTCTCGATGTCCAGCCAATAATGGCTGGCGTAGTGTAATAAAGGCTTCTGACGAATACGCTAGGGGCGTATCCCATAAGTGAAATACCCCACTCATACtatcagagaaccggggttacgATTGCAACCTAAAGTCTTCCTGCTGCAGGCCCAGAAATGTTTTTGCTGGTGCCACAAATATGCCCAGTTTCTTTGATTTCTTCGTCACTTGTACTGTACAGTTATTAACTGTGGCAATGAACGCCACAAAATCCAACTGGCAACAAACATTCTCAATGGATTGTGGAGCCTCCACTACCATTTCTTCTACTATAGTGCATTCAGGAAAGTATTCCgaactcttgactttttccacattttattacactacagccttattctaaaatgtatgaacgATTTtccccccttcatcaatctacacacaataccccataatgacaaagcgttaacagtttaaaaaaatattttagcaaatttattactaataaaaacagaaataccttatttacataagtattcataccctttgctatgagactcgtaattgagctcaggtgtatcctgtttccattgatcatccttgagatgtttctacaacttgattggagtccacctgtggtgaattcaattgattggacatgatttggaaaggcacgcacctgtctatataagatcccacagttgacagtacatgtcagagcaaaaaaaacaagccatgaggtcgaaggaattgtccatagagctccgagacaggattgtgtcgaggcacagatccggggaagatgtctgcagcattgaaggtccccaagacaatagtggcctccatcattcttaaaaggaagaagattggaaccaccaagactcttcctagagctggctgcctggccaaactgagtaatcRggggagaagggccttggtcagggaggtgaccaagaacccgattgtcacgccctggccatagagaggcttttattctctattttgggtaggccagggtgtgactagggtgggcattctagtttMgttatttctatgttttctgtttctatgttttgtccgggtatggttctcaatcagggacagctgtctatcgttgtctctgattggcaatcatacttaggcagcctttttcccacctgtgttttgtgggtagttgttttctgtatagtttatgcaccttacagaactgtttcggtttcttcacgttgttattttgttcaagtgttttggttaataaataatcatgaacacttaccacgctgcgctttggtccgatcatCATTACGACGAGAGCCGTGacaccgatggtcactctgacagagctcaagagttcctctgtggagataggattttctagaaggacaaccatctctgcagcactccaccaatcaggcctttatggtagattggccagaaggaagccattcctcagtaaaaggcacatgacagcccgcttggagttttccaaaaggMACCTAAAGGACTcccacaccatgagaaacaagattctctggtctgatgaaaccaagattgaactctttgacctgaatgccgagcggcacatctggaggaaacctggcaccatccctacggtgaagcatggtggtggcagcatcatgctgtggggatgtttttcagcggcagggactgagggaaagatgaacggagcaaagtacagagagatccttgatgaaaacctgctccagagcactcaggatctcagactggggtgaagattcacctttcaacaggacaacgaccctaagcacacagccaagacaacgcaggagtggcttcaggacaagtctctgaatgtccttgaatgaacatctctggagagaccttaaaatagctgtgcagcgacgctccccatccaacctgacagagcttgagaggatctgcagagaagaatgggagaaactccccaaatgcaggtgtgccaagcttgtagcgtcatacttaagaagacttgaggctgtaatcgctaccaaaggtgcttcaaaaaaatactgagtaaagggtctgaatacttatgtaaatgtgatatttcagttctttattttttaaacatttgctaatatttctgaaaacctgtttttgctttgtcattatgggatattgtgtgtagattaataacaaaaaaattaaatgtaatacatttttagaataaggctgttaaaaTGWGGAActagtcaaagggtctgaatactttccgaatgcactgtacatcatcACATCTTTCAACTCGATGAATCGCCTCCGCATAGGTATTCCCGATGTACCGTCATGACTTTTGCCAATTCCATCTCCTTTacccttacagggcactccaTGAATTCAGgatcatgatccccaccacagttACAACACCCTATATGCCGATCTTCAGTGTACTCCATCCTTCTACAAACATTTGCAACATGGCCAAAACCTTTGGAGTTGTTGCCCTGTAGTGGTTTGGAGACAAAAGATCTTACCTTACATAGCCTAGATCaacaaggacaataaccacccgagccactgcctgttcaccccacttccatccagaaggtgaggtcagtacaggtgcatcaaagctgggacagagcgatttgaaaaacagcttctatctcaaggccatcagattgttaaacagccatcacaagCACAGAGAGACGGCTGCCTACCTAcggacttgatatcattggccactaataaatgtaacactagtcactttaataatgccactttaagaatgtttacatatctcgcattacttatctcatatgtatatactgtatacggtatcctacactatctattgcatcttagctgctctgtcactgctcatccatatattttatatttatatattctcatcccattccttgactagattgtgtgtattaggttttgttgtggaatttgttagatattaggttttgttgtggaattgttagacattacctgttagatactgctgcactgtcggatctagaagcataatcACTTCACTACACTCTCAATAACATCTGCYaaccatgtgtatatgaccaacaaaatgtgatttaatttgtGTAGGGAGGTGCTCTTTATCAAAAAACAATTGAACCAAAAGATTTTCTCATTTTTTTCCCCGCCGATCACCATTCGGGTCAGGCGACGGGCACCAACCACACTTTGGATTCTTGAGGTATTCAACTTCTACTTCCATAGACACCCCGGAGATGGCTACTTTAACAGGGGCACCATTGCGAAGTTCAACTGATGTTACTTCGGAATTCGCGATTCTTGCAATTCCCTTATTTTAATCAGAAATACAATTAATCAGAACAAAGCCCACTTCTGGTCACTCTGATTCACTCCACTTTTCACAGTGCATGCTACACCTTCTTTGAGACCTCAAAACAGATCTTGAATATCATTGCTTATTCAAAAAACAAAGTCATCMTTATTCGACATAGGCCTACTATCATCATCCAGTCCAATTTTATACAGATTTATTCTTGCGCCATTCTTTGATACTACTGTTTTCCATTCATAATCAACTTTATTAGACACGCTTCTTGATTCATACTTGACATCCACTTCGTCATGATTCTCCGTCAAGCAAGTGTGGCTTCTTCGTGTGGCTTTCCGGCAGACTAGATGCTATGTTGCGTATTGTTGCCTTTCACAGTTTGGAAAGTGCATAGCACATTTGTTCACAAGAAAATGGGGAAAAAAGGAAATTGCACCTCCGTGTAaagagttggtcccatgtttcatgagctgaaataaaatatccaagcaattttccatacgcacaaagcttatttctctcaaatgttgtgcacaaatgtgtttacatccctgttagagagcatttctcctttgccaagataatccatctatctgacaggtgttgcatatcaataagctgattaaacaacatgatcgttacacaggtgcaccttgtgctggggacaataaaaggccactttaaaatgtgcagttttgtcacacaatacaataacacagatgtctcaagttttgagggagtgtgcgattggcatgctgactgcaggaatgtcaaccataagctgcctccgtagttttagataatttggcagtacgtcctaccggccttacaaccgcagagtatgtgtaaccacaccagcccaggacctccacatcctgcttcttcacctgcgggatMttctgagaccagccacctggacagctgatgaaactgtgggtttgcacaacYgaagaatttctgcacaaactgtcagaaactgtctcagggaagctcatctgcatgcttgtcgtcctcacaggggtcttgacctgactacagtCCGGtgtaaatgctcacctttgatggccactggcacactggagaagagTGCTcctcacagatgaatcccggtttcaacagtACAGGGCAGATAGGGAAGATGTTAGACAAYGTGTATggagttgtgtgggcgagcgCTTTGTTGatcaactttgtgaacagagtgccccatgaaggcggtgggcaggcataagctacggtcaatgaacacaattgcattttatccattgcaatttgaatgcacagagataccgtgatcagatcctgaggcccattgtcacgcCAAYcatccaccgccatcacctcatgtttcagcataatgtcACAAGGATCGGTACACAAtgcctggaagctgaaaatgtcccagttcttccatagcctgcatactcaccagacatgtcacccRTTAAACATGTTWGGGATGCTCTGGATCGAMatgtacgacagtgtgttccagctCCCCAcaatatccagcatcttcacatatccattgaagaggagtgggacaacatttcacaggccacaatcaacagcctgatcaactgtatgcgaagatgtgtcatgctgcatgaggcaaatggtggtcacgccagacactgactggttttctgatctacgcSCCTACCTTTttctaaggtatctgtgaccaacagatgcatatatgtattcccagtcatgtgaaatccatagattagKgcctaatgaatatatttcaattgactgatttccttttatgaactgtaactcagtcaaatctttgaaattgttgcatgttgtgtttatatttttttgttcagtgtatataccaGTATCACCAACACACCTCACCACCCCTTCCCACTACCTTGGTCCCAACAGAACTTACTCCAGCCCATCGGCCTGGGAGGCTGGTACCCCTTCTCTCAAAACCCCTGTAGTTCTCATGCACTAAAATCTCTGATATACAAaaatgtctctgctgctgctaccatcAATTCAGTCTTCTGGGATTTCCTTTCCATCTGTGTGGTACAATTAATAACCATACCAATATCGCCAAGAAGCCACCTTTACTAAAGCACAAACTGTTCRGGTCACTCTGTACTGGCCTAATACTCACAGGGATCAYCTCCCTCACCCTTTGCCCACCATCGTCTACTTTCCTCAYTGCCTCAGCATGACACTTTCTGMACTGCTCTCACCCTGGAAATGTCAATCCGTCTCACTCGcacaggacatttctgatccccagatGTCTCCCAattccgtggtatccaattggtaattacaGTTGAAACACKCCACCTTTTCCACCGAAACTACACTCGTTcgtcccatgccctcctgcacacagcgaaataatttatatttgtcaaatggcagtcaagcattgattatcatgtcaccagaataagaccctcaatatttattggaaaggtaCATTAaactcatcactgtgcactttagctaccctgtgaagttcatcataacttatgtAAACATCAGCCTAATAGTACCACATACCATATTATCATGTCActtcaagtttacttcgatatgatggttattatataaatatttgcacacaaaggtgtttccaccgacatttctcacataattagacagacaaaaagatcccaccatgtcaaacaaaCAMCATCTGTCGGcctttataaaattgtaccataactttgtttccatcacagctgtcatttaaaaaaaatatatacggtatgactttacttgcataaaaactgtggatggttAATGACAAAGTCCACTTCACAAATAATGTTAGATACTCAGGCTGCGGAGTAGGACTACCGATCTTCACTACCACCGGCCCTTCAGAAAAACTCAATCTTTCTACCCTTTTCGACGAGCAAGTAACTTCATGTTCCTGGTGTTCTATTCTTCCAACTTTAGGACTAGCTTCAAACTTTCTTTTTCCAAATCTAAAAACTGATCACCTTGCAGAACCCACCTCCACATTTCAAATTATTAAACTGAAGTGACAAACAATTTTCCGATACATTTATTAAGGCAATAAtgtggtaataataataatactgtggTAGTCTGAAAGCAAAATAGTTTGTTAGAGAACACCATAACTTCTCAACCACACGTGTGGTGCTTCATTTATAGGCAAAATGACTTGATAGAAAATGTTATCCATACAATCTATATGTTTTAAAAGGCTCTAAGATCCTTCTTAAAAGTGCCTTTAACTGAACCCATTTCCTAGMTGCATCACACACCATACTTTTTGGGTAATGCTAAACAAACATTTGTCTATATAAATACATAAATCCCAACATTTTCAATGTAAAAGGTGCCACCTTCATCATAAGGGACAATTACAGGTAACAGCACATTCTACGTAACCATCCCATCCTGTAATATCACAGATTCTCTCAAACGTCAAGAACTTTTAattcttactttttttttaacgAAGTGCAGTGTGAATAATGCGACCTCCAGAAATGTACACAGTTCACATAATAATGTGGGAGAAATGTATGTGGACCTGAAACCAGAGACGTTCACAGTAACACAAAGGGTCCTTAAAAGAAACCTATCTTCCATTCACATTAGTAAACAAAAGGTTTTCATCAACCAGGTCTTATGCAAATATGCAGTATAACAATATCCTCAAGTACCTTTACATATCTTTAAATGTTAGTAAAAGAGCTAACGCCAGTGTTTTCCGTAAGTACGtggagtagccagccaaatagaaaaaaCAGCCAGATCCGGGCTGGAGGGGTCAAGGTGGGCATGCCCCctgagattatttattttttatttttaacaagctctattttggtggcctctggtacattctaatgccCTGATTCAATCCGAAATACACAGCTAAATGATTGAATACTTTGACTTTACCtcccagggcccggtttcccaatgGAACTTAGGCTTACGTGTGTTTTAACTATGCATCTTTCCYACAACAACCAAAGATGTaacgtttcccaaaacaccacgcagaaaGAACATTCGCCAAGTGCATCGTTCGAGCATGTGTCAATACTGATAGGCTCAAAAGAAAGGCAGCGATTTGTTTCCGTTCACCAAACAGATCCRTTCAAAAAAGAGCCATTCGTACGCGAACAACCCATCACTAGGCTACACTGGCAAGTCTTGACATGGGCTACGAATCCTAGGAAAATAGAAAACAAGATATTTTGTTTCCTTGTCCCGATGCGAAACAATGGACATATAACTACGTTGTATTATTTATGAATAGCAACGGGATATAGGAGATTGACTATATTCAGTCAGTTCGACACCTTTTATAAACTAGTAAACACTTGCAGTTCGGTCGTCAATCAAAGCATAGTAAATAGCCTATTCGCCTGTATTGGCCTATGAAACACGCACAAGAAAAATGTATGTGCCATAAAACAATAAGTGGATTTCAACTCATTGTTACCACTTTATATGGGACGTGTTAATTCACTCACAGGAGACGAAAAATAAGCATCATGCTCTCCCTCATCCGYGAAAAKAAATTAGAYTGCAGCCAACCAATGTACAAAAATAATAGGTACTGAGAGCTRGGAMAGACAGCAGACTGACAAACCATCAGTTTCCCTGTCATTGCTCACTTTTTGACTGACCGGTACCTGTCCTATCAATAAGTCACTAGAAGATGCATGTTGTTCATTCAAGTGGGAGAAGGCTATACAGACTTTCTGACTAGCGAATTGAAACTTTTAAATGAAAAGCCTAGTTAAGTTTATGAAGTAGCCGGCTTACATTGAGTCTTATCGGTTATTTAGCCGACGACCGGCACTTATGGAAAACACCAACACATTCACATGATTAGGCACAATCTAAAAATTATTATATTCTAGAAGAATGTGAACAAGCCCATTATTTTCAGATTGTAAAATACAGAAAAAGGGTCAAATAAATTGTTATATATACACATRACTGTACATAATGAGAAAGTAACCAAATGGGAACAACCCACTAAAACattaaaatcattcaaaaactGAAAGTATTGCTGCAAAACTAGAACTGTAAGGTGCAGATAGTAAAGTACTACAGCGAGGGCAGAGACTAGCACAAGCCCTAGTTCTGCTCCTGCTTCATCACAGCGATGCCCACCTGGGCATGACGAATGGTGCGTCCGTGRAGCTTGTACCCATCCTGTTTCACTACAGTAACGGTGCTGGGCTCYCCTCCCTCAGCAGGAGTGTGGCACACTATCTCATGCTGGTAAGGGTCRTATTTATCCCCAACAGGGCTCATCTTATTCAGGCCGTGCTTTGTGAAGATCCCCTGCAGCCTGTCCTGGACCTGAGCCAGCCTCTGGCCCTCCTCTTCCTGCAGGTTGTCTGTAGTCTTCTCTAGCAGGTCAGCCACCTCAACCAGTTCACGGCAGAAACTCTGGATCCCTGTTTGAGTGGTGGTGAGGGAGAGGAATTAGAACTGCACAAAGTAGAGCAGTggggtattttttgggggggggaacaatATACAAAAGTTGAACGATCATTggaaaaataaaattttattgagtaaatgtattttgtagtaaatgtagtttattttcattttatKAATTGAAGGATATTTATTGATGTAMAAATAGGATTTTACAGACTTTAAGGTTGTGWCATTAGATTTGGGGAGGAATCGSCAGAAATTCTGGTGGGAAAAAATTGGGGTCCCCAGAAATTCAAGCGAAAATGAATACCACTGAAGTAGAGGGACCATACTAGGTATGATGTCAGGGTAGGAGAAAAAACAACTCACCAAAAAGCTTGGCGTCTTGGACAAACTTCTGAGTTCTTTTTCGAACGTTGTCAGAGTCAGCCATGGCCCTTTTGTATCTTTCCTGAAATACAATACMGTATAGTACATCATACGTGATTTAATTATTTGTATTTCCAGGGAAAAATCTAAACAAATCTATGCCGGCTGTAGGTAGCACCAGTCAAGACAAAGAATCTTCCTCCTTACTCTCACCGCCATCGAGGCTCTTACCGTGAGCTCCCTGACCTGCTCCTCCAGCTTGCTGGCCCTCATCTCCAGCAGTCTYACATTGGTCATMGCATGGCTGGAGTCATCTGTGGTGTCATCACCATTGCAATTATCACCTGTTCCCCAATGCTTTGCCGCTGTGCTGTACAGGCCAATCAAAGCCCTGGAAAGCAAAACACTATTCAATTGTGCACCTAGCAAGAGACCATTTGGCTAGCGGTGTTTCTGTAGTGTAGGctacaatgtaggcctacaagtAATGGCAGAGTTTGGAAAATTAATGTCCTCCTGATTAATACAAATCATCATGAAATCCTTCTGCCAGGAAGGCCTACTTTGCAGTCAACATTTAGTYGAAGGTTTTTTGGGAAAGGCTTTAGAAATTAATTCAAACAGCACATGACTGAATTGCGCGTCTCGAAGATTTAACCAATACTTCGGACcaatttttttgtaatatttttagtattttatcCCCCTTTTATCCTAATtccaattacaatcttgtctcatcgttgcaactccccaacgggctcgggaggcgMaggtcgagtcatgcgtcctccgaaacatgaaccgccaaactgcgcttcttaacaccaacccgcttaacccggaagccagcctcaaTGTGTTGGAAGAAACACCGTTCAAtcgacgaccgaggtcagcctgcagccgcccggcccgccacaaggagtctctagagcgcgatgaaccaagtaaagcccctctggtcaaaccctcccctaacccggacgacgctgggccaattgtgtgctgccctatgggactcccagtcacggccggttgtcgttcaattctgtgagctgctctatgCAACAACCAGTTGAAAGCTGTGCGCTCTTGCTGCCAATGCAGCCTGATATTCCGCTGAAACTAGCTATGTGTGTGGCACGCATGTTaatatatttcacgtgctttgcgattgtgtaggctactttgtgcataatTTCTCTATTGCACTACATAATTGATACGGCATACACCTGCACTACACTGCTTTGATACACATgagtggggattaagaagtgagtatatgcAAAAATGTGGGTATACGGCAacatataccctccactacaccactggagcGAGGGATAAATACCCAAGACGTGGAGATGATGGGGAACAGTGTGTATATCACTGTCTTTGCCAAAACTTTGCAATATTTAGATACATTTTTAGATGAACTTCTCKGAGTATTGTTCCGTTACCTTTTTTYAGTATGTTGTCAAAAACRCTTTYTGAACTATTGGGATTTTCGTAGATGATATGTAGCAAAGCCTGGagtagatccacagatgatgcaatctctattgtactcaacactgccctttcccacctggacaaaaggaacacctacgtgagaatgctgttcattgactacagctcagcgttaaacaccctagcgcatcactaagctaaggaccttgggactaaatgcctccctctgcaactggatcttggacttcctgacggcccccccccaggtgataagggtaggcaacaacatctgccatgctgatcctcaacacggaggcccctcaggggtgtgtgctcagtcccctcctgttctcccggttcacccatgactgcgtggccaagcacgcctccaacaccATAATAAAGttttttgctgatgacacaacggtggtaggcctgattaccgacaacgatgagacagcctatagggatgtggtgccaggacaacaacctctccctcaacgtgatcaagacaaaggagatgatcgtggactacgggaaaaggagggccgagcacaccgcCATTTTAAATCCacagggctgtagtgtagcaggttgagagcttcaagatccttggtgtccacatcaccaacaaactatcatggtccaaacacaccaagacagtcgtgaagagggcacaacaacacctattTCCCCCCaagagactaaaaagatttggcatgggtactcagatcctcaaaaactcctacagctgcaccatcgagagcagcctgactggttgcatccccaCCTGgcatagcaactgctcggcctccgaccgagCAGCTCAGCCTccggcgctacagagggtagtgcgtacagcccagtacatcattggggccaagcttcctgccatccagaacctctataccaggcggtgtcagcggaaggccctaaaaatggccaaagactctagccacctttgtaatagactgttctctctgctaccacatggcaagcggtaccagagcgccaagtctaggtccaaaaggcttcttaacagcttctacccctaatcaaatggctacccggactatttgttgtggggtttttttttaacactgctgctactcactgtttattatctatgcagtcactttacccctacctacatattaccttaattgcctcgactaacctgtaccccccacacATTGAATCAGTatcagcctcgttattgttactctttaattttttacttttgttaatttagtaaatatttttcttaaaaatggCATTGTTTGTTACGGGCTtataagaaagcatttcacggtacagtctacacctgtcgtatttgacgcatgtgacaaatacaatttgatttgaagaggggGATCCCAGCTTTCTATCCCTACTTTTTTTCTGAAATTCTAAATATGCGCTAttattatttttagtatttttttttgttgtattttaaaCAAATACTTTTTAGCAGCATGGTTAAGCATTTTACCCCTTGGCAATTCACAGTGAGTGTATAGAGGAGTGGGGCAAAATGTAACACTGGTCAATTGTAGAGTAACTTTGGATAACACGCAACCCTAACTCAACATTTTTTGGGCGTGACTTAAACTGTGATGAGACAGATTACATATTTAGAGWGCAAGAGTAGTGGCAACCAGGGAAAGTGTTGGGTGAAAAGATTGTGACATGAAGTGATTTCTATGTGAAGTACAGGCAGGGGGCTTGTTACCCCGGGTGGCGGTTTACCCCAAGTTAccctaacaggtaggcctacattatattcaCTGTGTTTATGCAAGTTTTGGGGAaatctttgcctgtgtgtgtgtaggtttcgCGCCCCTCTGAAGCATGATTCCGGAATTAGGGAgatttttaattagagaagaaataactagcattgaaaaagttaattgaggatactatagttatcacgtttcacattgcaTTTATTAACTTTAAAAAAGGTAAGAAGTATTTTTAATTATAGTGCTGATCTGCACCCAGAagctcgttagctagctagctaacattagatctGGTCACACGTTAAGCCAACTTAGTTCAAAGCATACacattaaaaccagtagataGTGCTGACGTCATCCACTTATTCCYATGGAAAACTCTCAATGGCACATGAAGCCGGAAGTATGAATTTGAAGCGTGCCATTTTGCTGAATGGCACAAAAAAAGTTGCcataactagcaaaggatcatggtcgatgtagtcgttttcatcctgcctgagagagtCAACCCAAAGCTGCTAGACGTCAGCATCAATACGGGTAACATTTGKCTCRgaaaacgtacctcaatccagggatgagaaatgcatTGACCTCCAAATTGTTCCActatcccaactgttacacagAAGATTGAAGGACTGCTAACTTAAAAACTAGCAGTCGTTTAAATCTTCTctgtgtaacagttgggataaagGGCAATTCGGAGTACAacgcatttctcatccctggattgaggtatgtTCTCCAAGCCATATCTCGCACCGGCTMCACAATGTCTTAATATAGATAGAAATGCTGTCCGACCCTAGTGCAGGCYGTAAGCAAGCTGGTCAGATCGGCTGGCTAGACCTGCCATAGGATATCAACAGTGAGCACAGTTACATGCATACAATAATGCGttattgtgaatagtcagattaatataacaatttgtttaaaacgtttacatcCTTTGCAAGaataacgatttccctaataatcctgtttacatggacacctCTGAAATCAGTCTAGCTGATGggactttgataaatgcagaaaaccGCCAATCAAAACAAACTTTCTACCACattgaccatgttattt
This window harbors:
- the LOC111981402 gene encoding grpE protein homolog 2, mitochondrial — translated: MAMHGIFLAGKCLNCVGRLQLFLSNDHRALIGLYSTAAKHWGTGDNCNGDDTTDDSSHAMTNVRLLEMRASKLEEQVRELTERYKRAMADSDNVRKRTQKFVQDAKLFGIQSFCRELVEVADLLEKTTDNLQEEEGQRLAQVQDRLQGIFTKHGLNKMSPVGDKYDPYQHEIVCHTPAEGGEPSTVTVVKQDGYKLHGRTIRHAQVGIAVMKQEQN